A window of Pirellulales bacterium genomic DNA:
GCCCCCACGCTGATTTGCCCGCCATCTTTCGTGCGATAGATGCGGTAGCACGGCGCGCCGCCGCTGAGCAACTCGGCGTCGCTGGCCGGATCGCGCTGCTCGGCCTGCGCCGCGGCATGCAGCGTCGTCGCCAGCGGCAACAACTGCTCCGACATGCTCACATCCAAATGCCGTCCCCGCCCCGTCTTTTGCCGTTCCAGCAGCGCCGCCAAGATCAGCATCGCCGCCGCGTACGATCCGGCCGCGGTGTCCGCCGTTTGCAGCCGTGGATTCGGCGGGCGGAGCGCCTGATCGCCCGCGATGGAGAGCACCCCGGCCAGCGCCTGATAGTTCAGATCGTGCCCGCCGCGCTGCGCGTACGGCCCGCTTTGGCCATAGCCCGAGATGCTGCATACGATGATGCCGGGGTTCAACTCCGCCAGTCGCGCGTAGCCAATGCCCAGCTTGTCGATAACTCCCGGCCGAAACCCTTCGACCACCACATCGGCGCCGCGCGCCAACTCGTAAAAGCGCTCTCGCTCTTCGGCGTCTTTCAGGTTGAGCGACATGATCTGCTTGCCGCGATTCACCGCCAGATAAGTGGCCGATACCGGGCCCGCCATGGGCGGCCACAGCGCCATGTAA
This region includes:
- a CDS encoding CoA transferase; protein product: MLPLDGVRVLDLSMLLPGPLCAQILRDFGATVTKIEPPYPGDYMALWPPMAGPVSATYLAVNRGKQIMSLNLKDAEERERFYELARGADVVVEGFRPGVIDKLGIGYARLAELNPGIIVCSISGYGQSGPYAQRGGHDLNYQALAGVLSIAGDQALRPPNPRLQTADTAAGSYAAAMLILAALLERQKTGRGRHLDVSMSEQLLPLATTLHAAAQAEQRDPASDAELLSGGAPCYRIYRTKDGGQISVGA